The Gemmatimonas aurantiaca T-27 DNA segment CATCGCGCGGGGAGAGAAAATGCGCGGTGCCGCCCAACTGGTTCGCACCCACTTCGAACGACATGCGCGTACGTGTCGACGACTTCATGAAGATCATCGCCAGGGCCTTGCCAGTCAGCGGCTTGGCCTGGTAGGCGCCCGTTCGCATGCGTTCGGCCAGATCGAGCAGCGCGAACGTTTCGTCGGACGAGAAATCAGCGATGTTCAGGAAGTCGCGATGCATATGCGGCATGGGCTCCTGCATGGTGAGCCACCGATGGGGGTGGAACGCAGACGGCGCGGCTGGGGGGCCGCGCCGGACGATGAGTGCCTTGAATCATAGTGGCACCTGCCCATGATGGGCAGCGGTCGTTGGCGAACCGGACTGGGGCGCCGTAGACTGCAGGATGCGTCGACTTCTGATGGCCTTGCTCGCGCTGATCGTGATCGGCGCCCTTACGCTGCGTGTTCGCAACCCGGAGTCCCGCGACCTCGACGATGCGGCACGCCGTGCGGCACCGGGCAAGTTCGCCCGTCTGACGGATGGCATCACCCACTACGAGCTGGCAGGTCCGGACAGCGGCGCACGGGTCGTGCTGGTACACGGTTTTTCCGTGCCGGCCTACATCTGGGACTCGACCTTTGTCGCCCTCTCTGGCGCGGGATTCCGGGTGGCTCGCTACGATGTGTTCGGACGCGGCTGGTCGGACCGCCCCGATGCGCCGTATGACCGGACGATGTACAACCGGCAGCTCGGAGAGCTGCTGGACACGCTGGGCTGGCGCAGCGATGTGCATCTGGTCGGACTGTCGGCCGGGGGCCCGATCGTGGCCTCCTACGCGACGCAGGATCCGACACGCATTCGGTCGTTCACACTGGTGGACCCAGCCGCCGGCACGGCGGGCGATGTGCCGGCCGTGTTCCAATGGCCACTGGTCGGTGGGTTTCTGTGGCAGGGGATCGCCGTACCCACCATGGCGGACGGACAAGCCAGCGATTTCAACGAACCGACACGTTGGCCCGATTGGGCAGACAAGTACCGTGTGCAGCAGCAGTACCGCGGATTCGGGCGCGCGTTGTTGCGGACGGCCATCGCACAGCGCGGCATGTCGTTCGACAGCATCTTCACGCAGGCGGCCGCGGCGAAGCGCCCGTCTCTGCTGATCTGGGGCATCGACGACAAGACGGTGCCCATCGCCCGCTCAGAGGGCGTGCGACAGGCCTTGCCGGGCATCGAGTATCACGCGATCGAGCGGGCTGGCCACTTGCCACACATCGAGCGCGCCGATGCGGTGAACCCGATCCTGATCGATTTTCTGCGACGCCACAGCGCCGCCCCTCCGGACAGCGCGGGCGGCGCGACACGTCCGCAGTAGGACGTCGTTACAGGATGTACTTGCGAAGGTCTTCGTCTTCGCTGATGGCGCGCAGACGATCACGCACCATCGTGGCGTCGACGAGGACCGGATCTTTCCCGCGGTCGGGCAATTCGTAGAGCACGTCTTCGAGCAGAGTGGTCATCACGGTGTGCAGGCGGCGCGCACCGATGTTCTCCATCCGCTCGTTCACCCGTGCGGCCACACGCGCCAACTCTGCCACGCCGTCCTCGGCGAAGGTGAGTGTGGCCCCCTCGGCCTCGACCAGTGCCGTGTACTGCTTCGTGAGCGCGTTTTCCGGTTCGGTCATGATGCGCACAAAATCGGCTTCGGTGAGCGCGTCCAGTTCCACACGGATGGGGAATCGCCCCTGCAACTCGGGAATGAGGTCACTGGGCTTGGCCACGTGAAACGCTCCCGCCGCGACAAAGAGCACATGGTCTGTTTTCACCATGCCGTACTTGGTCTGCACGTTGGAGCCTTCCACGATAGGCAACAGATCACGCTGCACCCCCTCGCGTGAAACGTCCGGACCGCTGCCCTGTCCGCGCGCGCCGGCAATCTTGTCGACTTCATCGAGGAAAATGATGCCCATGGCCTCGGCGCGTTCGAGAGCGTCGCTGGTGACATCGTCGAGATCGATGAGCTTCTCGAGTTCTTCATCCAACAGGATGCGCCGCGCCTCGCTCACTTTGACCGTGCGCTTCTTCTTGCGCTTTGGCATCATGTCGCGGAACCAGTCCGCCACGCTCTCCATGCCCTCCGGAACGCCGGGTGTTGCCGCACCGGGCATGCGCGGCCCTGACTGGGTCACCTCGAGTTCCAACTCACGCGACTCGAGCTGCCCATCGAGCAGCAGCGCTTTGAGTTTCTCGCGTGTGCGCTTGTGGCGCTCCACAGCCGCTTCGTATTCCGCGCGCACATCGGGCGTGTCTCCCTGCGCCACCGGCGGCATGGGCAACAGCAGATCGAGAATGCGATCATCCACCTTCTCGCTGGCCAGGTCCTCGACCTCGGCCTCCCGTTCGGTGCGCACCATGTCGATGGCGTTTTCGATGAGATCCCGCACCATGCTTTCGACGTCACGACCGACGTAGCCCACTTCCGTGAACTTCGAGGCCTCGACCTTCACGAACGGGGCACCGGAGAGTTTGGCCAGACGCCGAGCAATCTCCGTTTTGCCCACGCCGGTGGGGCCGATGAGGATGATGTTGTTGGGGGAAATCTCCTCGCGGATCGATTCCGGCGCCCGCTGACGGCGCCACCGGTTGCGCAGGGCGATGGCGACGGCCTTTTTGGCATTCGCCTGGCCAACGATGTACCGATCGAGTTCGGCCACGATCTGCCGCGGCGTGAGCTCGGCGAGTCGGGCAATGGCCTGTTGCGTGCGTGCGGAAGGCATACACGAACGCTAATGATTCGCCTAGCTTTGGGGGATGTCCAACACCCGCCGTTTTGTGGGGTGCGTCGTCGGTGCATTGCTGTCGGCTCAAAGCGCGCTTGTCGCGCAGCCTGCTCCCTCCCCGTCGCGTTCCTCCCCGTCCATATCCCCCGCCGTCCCGTCGCAGGTGTACCACGCCCGCAATGGTCAGACGGATGTTCCCCTTGGTGCCGCCCGCAGCGATTCCATCGAGATCGATGGTCGACTCGATGAACCCGTGTGGAGCAGCGCGCCGGTCCTGACCGGCTTCTCCCTCTACTCCCCCACCGACGGCCGTCCGGCGCCGGATTCCACCGAAGTGCGCGTGTGGTACTCGGCCCACGCGATCTACTTCGGCATCCGCGCATTCGAACCGCACGGCGTGGTACGTGCGACGCTGGCCGATCGTGACCGGCTCACCGCCGACGACTACATCGAGATCCATCTGGATCCGTTTCAGGAACGGCGGCGTGCGTTTGTCTTCGTCGTCAATCCCTTCGGCATCCAGGCCGATGGCATCAAAGCCGAAGGCGGCGGGTTCATTCCCGGCGCCAACGTCTCTCCGGGCCAGGTCGACCTCAGCGCCGATTTCCTGTGGCAGTCACGGGGCCGGCTGACCGACGACGGCTACGAAGTGGAAGTGCGAATTCCTTACGTCAGCCTGCGATTTCCCTCGCGGTCGGTGCAGCGTTGGGGCATCCAGTTCAACCGCAAGGTGCAGCACAGCGGCTATGAAATGACGTGGACGCCGGTGGCACGCGGCGCGGCATCGTTCATTGCGCAGGAAGGCTACATCAGCGGCATGACTGGTCTCGAGCGTGGCGTGGACGCCCTGCTGAATCCCGAGCTGACCAACACGACGGCGGGATCTCCTGCACCGAACGCCCCCACAACCGACTGGCGCTATACCAACACGCCTCGTGTCGGCGGCAATGTGCGCGTCGGACTGGGCAGCAACTTCGTGCTCAACGGCACGATCCGCCCCGACTTCTCGCAGGTCGAGGCCGACGCCACACAGGTTGCGGCCGATCAGCGCTTCGCACTGTTCTATCCGGAGCGCCGTCCATTCTTCGTGGAGGGCGCCGACGCGTTCAACGTGCCCAACACGCTCGTCTACACGCGCCGCATCGTACAGCCCACGGCAGCGGCCAGACTCACCGGTCGTATTGGCCGAGCGAACGTGGCCATGCTCTCGGCGTATGATGCGCCGGCTGGCGTGCAGGACGACTACAAGTCCCTGGTGAACATCCTGCGTGTTGCACGCGACTTCCGCCTGCAATCGCAGACGGGCTTTCTGTACAGCGACCGCGTCAGCGACGCACGGACCAATCGTGTGGTTGGAGCCGACGTGCGACACGTTTTTGGCGGCAAGTACTATGCGTCTGGCCAGTACGTTCTGAGCAACACCCGCGATCGCGACACACGATCGTCCGGTGCGCTGTGGGAAGGCGTGGTGGACCGCACCGGTCGTGGTTGGGGGTTCCACTACAACGTGCTCGGCATCCAGCCCGGCTTCCGCACAGACAACGGGTTCGTGGCGCGCACGGGCTACGTGCAAGGCAATGCCAACAACCGCGTCACGATCTTCGGCAAACAGGGCGGATTCTTCGAGCGGTATCAACTGTTCGTACAAACCAGCGGCCTCTGGCAGTATGCCAGCCTGTTCAACGGCGAGCCGCTTCTCGAGTCGAAGGCAAGCGCAGGCAGTACGCTGACGTTCCGTCGTGGCTGGTCTCTGGGCTTCACACCGACCCTGGCCACGTATGCCTTCGACCCGACCAACTTCAGCCAGTATCGGGTGCCGGCCACCCCGGTGCCTGTGGTGTTTGCCCCGTCTCCCCGCATCACGGTGTTCTCGCAGCAATTCTCGCTCAGCACACCGCAGTTCCGTCGGTTCGCGGCCAGCGGTACGCTCCTGACCGCCAACGATGTGGACTTCAACGAGACCTCGCGTGTGAACCGTACGGCGATCACGGGCTCACTCGACTGGCGCCCTGACACGCGGCTCCGCGTGAACGCCACGTACGCCAGCAACGAGTTCATTCGACGGGTGGACGGATCGTCGTCGTACAGCACGCAGATTCCGCGCATCAAGGCCGAATACCAGATGACGCGCTTTGTATTCGTGCGCCTGGTGACGCAATACGAGGCCAATCGCCGCGAAGCGCTGCGCGACTGGCGCACGGGGCAGGTGCTCGTCACGCCAATGTCGGATGGCACGTTCCGGCCTGTCACGGGCACACGATCGAACCTGTTGCGCGCCGACTGGCTGTTTGCTTACCGCCCGAGCCCGGGTACCGTGTTTTTTGCCGGCTACGGCAGCAGTCTGACCGAACCCGACGCGCTCGCCATGGATCGCCTGCGTCGCGTCAGCGACGGCATCTTCGTCAAAGTGAGCTGGGTGACGCGCCTCGGCGCGCGGTAGTGCCGTGGTGCACACGGAGGCTGCGGCAATGCGCCTCCGTGTGCTACCGACTCATCGAGTCGGTTCGAGCACCGTGATGTTGGTATTGGTGTAAATGCAAATCTCGCCGGCAATGGTCAGCGCCTTCTCCACGATATCCCGCGGCGGGAGTTGGGTCTCGCGCATGAGCGCCCGCGCGGCAGCCTGTGCATAAGCGCCCCCTGAACCGATGGCCAGGATGCCATCGTCGGGCTCGATGAG contains these protein-coding regions:
- a CDS encoding alpha/beta fold hydrolase, translated to MRRLLMALLALIVIGALTLRVRNPESRDLDDAARRAAPGKFARLTDGITHYELAGPDSGARVVLVHGFSVPAYIWDSTFVALSGAGFRVARYDVFGRGWSDRPDAPYDRTMYNRQLGELLDTLGWRSDVHLVGLSAGGPIVASYATQDPTRIRSFTLVDPAAGTAGDVPAVFQWPLVGGFLWQGIAVPTMADGQASDFNEPTRWPDWADKYRVQQQYRGFGRALLRTAIAQRGMSFDSIFTQAAAAKRPSLLIWGIDDKTVPIARSEGVRQALPGIEYHAIERAGHLPHIERADAVNPILIDFLRRHSAAPPDSAGGATRPQ
- the hslU gene encoding ATP-dependent protease ATPase subunit HslU, whose protein sequence is MPSARTQQAIARLAELTPRQIVAELDRYIVGQANAKKAVAIALRNRWRRQRAPESIREEISPNNIILIGPTGVGKTEIARRLAKLSGAPFVKVEASKFTEVGYVGRDVESMVRDLIENAIDMVRTEREAEVEDLASEKVDDRILDLLLPMPPVAQGDTPDVRAEYEAAVERHKRTREKLKALLLDGQLESRELELEVTQSGPRMPGAATPGVPEGMESVADWFRDMMPKRKKKRTVKVSEARRILLDEELEKLIDLDDVTSDALERAEAMGIIFLDEVDKIAGARGQGSGPDVSREGVQRDLLPIVEGSNVQTKYGMVKTDHVLFVAAGAFHVAKPSDLIPELQGRFPIRVELDALTEADFVRIMTEPENALTKQYTALVEAEGATLTFAEDGVAELARVAARVNERMENIGARRLHTVMTTLLEDVLYELPDRGKDPVLVDATMVRDRLRAISEDEDLRKYIL
- a CDS encoding carbohydrate binding family 9 domain-containing protein produces the protein MSNTRRFVGCVVGALLSAQSALVAQPAPSPSRSSPSISPAVPSQVYHARNGQTDVPLGAARSDSIEIDGRLDEPVWSSAPVLTGFSLYSPTDGRPAPDSTEVRVWYSAHAIYFGIRAFEPHGVVRATLADRDRLTADDYIEIHLDPFQERRRAFVFVVNPFGIQADGIKAEGGGFIPGANVSPGQVDLSADFLWQSRGRLTDDGYEVEVRIPYVSLRFPSRSVQRWGIQFNRKVQHSGYEMTWTPVARGAASFIAQEGYISGMTGLERGVDALLNPELTNTTAGSPAPNAPTTDWRYTNTPRVGGNVRVGLGSNFVLNGTIRPDFSQVEADATQVAADQRFALFYPERRPFFVEGADAFNVPNTLVYTRRIVQPTAAARLTGRIGRANVAMLSAYDAPAGVQDDYKSLVNILRVARDFRLQSQTGFLYSDRVSDARTNRVVGADVRHVFGGKYYASGQYVLSNTRDRDTRSSGALWEGVVDRTGRGWGFHYNVLGIQPGFRTDNGFVARTGYVQGNANNRVTIFGKQGGFFERYQLFVQTSGLWQYASLFNGEPLLESKASAGSTLTFRRGWSLGFTPTLATYAFDPTNFSQYRVPATPVPVVFAPSPRITVFSQQFSLSTPQFRRFAASGTLLTANDVDFNETSRVNRTAITGSLDWRPDTRLRVNATYASNEFIRRVDGSSSYSTQIPRIKAEYQMTRFVFVRLVTQYEANRREALRDWRTGQVLVTPMSDGTFRPVTGTRSNLLRADWLFAYRPSPGTVFFAGYGSSLTEPDALAMDRLRRVSDGIFVKVSWVTRLGAR